In one window of Candidatus Rubrimentiphilum sp. DNA:
- a CDS encoding TonB family protein — protein sequence MPNKMITSSDERVQSFIVWAFVISLAVHTVFAFFSPRLKTTNEDQQVEKVSVTKKITVKVPTPPPPTPTPPPTPTPPPNATTPPKQPQPQLKVNVPKTTSNNANSTTNNRYVPPKSGTENGVPQGVGTAKPGPSAPPGTPKPACRNPYTDATVVQQVSPDYPESARELGLGQVTVQVQVTISPSGSLIGTKIFQSGGNMALDQAALSAARQSTYAAKVVNCEPVTGDYLFKVTFDPNQ from the coding sequence GTGCCTAACAAAATGATCACGTCGTCGGATGAACGCGTCCAGAGCTTCATCGTCTGGGCGTTTGTGATCTCGCTCGCCGTGCACACCGTCTTTGCGTTCTTTTCTCCGCGTCTCAAAACGACGAACGAAGACCAGCAAGTCGAGAAAGTCTCGGTTACCAAGAAGATCACGGTGAAGGTCCCGACGCCGCCGCCTCCCACGCCGACGCCGCCGCCCACGCCGACGCCGCCGCCGAACGCGACCACGCCGCCGAAACAGCCGCAGCCGCAGCTCAAGGTGAACGTACCGAAGACGACGAGCAACAACGCGAACTCGACCACCAACAACCGTTACGTTCCGCCGAAGAGCGGCACGGAAAACGGCGTTCCGCAAGGCGTGGGAACCGCGAAACCGGGTCCCAGCGCGCCGCCCGGAACACCCAAGCCCGCGTGCCGCAATCCGTATACCGACGCCACCGTCGTTCAGCAAGTCTCGCCGGATTATCCGGAGAGCGCGCGCGAACTCGGCCTGGGGCAGGTGACCGTGCAAGTCCAGGTCACGATTAGTCCGAGCGGCAGTCTGATCGGTACGAAGATCTTCCAGAGCGGCGGCAACATGGCGCTCGATCAAGCCGCGCTCTCGGCTGCGCGACAGTCAACCTATGCAGCCAAAGTCGTGAACTGTGAGCCGGTCACGGGCGACTACCTCTTTAAGGTCACGTTCGACCCGAACCAGTAG
- a CDS encoding biopolymer transporter ExbD: protein MAVSTGQGEEEVMSTINITPFTDVLLVLLIIFIILAAVTKEPLLPLAKNRDKVFPSQILVFIDKDNKITIGSNVVTIADAKAAFANLQDQTGHKFKTVIIKADPKATYGTVLQVMDAAKSQDLTEFGLANKVEGSKT from the coding sequence GTGGCTGTTTCCACAGGCCAGGGCGAAGAAGAAGTCATGTCGACCATCAACATCACGCCCTTCACGGACGTGCTGTTGGTCCTCCTGATCATCTTCATCATCTTGGCGGCCGTCACCAAAGAGCCGCTCCTGCCGCTGGCCAAGAACCGCGACAAGGTCTTCCCGTCGCAGATCCTCGTCTTCATCGACAAGGACAACAAGATTACGATCGGCTCGAACGTCGTTACGATCGCAGACGCAAAAGCCGCCTTTGCAAACCTGCAAGATCAAACCGGACACAAATTCAAAACCGTCATCATTAAAGCCGATCCGAAAGCGACGTACGGAACGGTCCTTCAAGTCATGGACGCCGCCAAATCCCAGGATCTTACGGAATTTGGGCTTGCGAATAAGGTCGAGGGAAGCAAGACCTAG
- a CDS encoding biopolymer transporter ExbD → MSLLSAKQDEDVMAEINITPFTDVLLVLLIIFMILAALLTPPGFEKQLPNNNNSSNPTPPKKNEIEVDVNNKGVIFVDGVKTDSVGVYSVMVTDRLKRGPKHVSIIADAKAPYGVIIRILDAAKLAGLEDVGFVTS, encoded by the coding sequence ATGAGTTTGCTGTCCGCAAAACAGGATGAGGACGTGATGGCGGAGATCAACATCACGCCCTTCACGGACGTGTTGCTGGTCTTGCTGATCATCTTCATGATCTTGGCCGCGCTGCTCACGCCGCCCGGTTTCGAGAAACAGCTGCCCAACAACAATAACTCCAGCAATCCGACGCCGCCGAAGAAAAACGAGATCGAGGTGGACGTCAACAACAAGGGCGTGATCTTTGTCGACGGCGTGAAGACCGACTCGGTTGGGGTATACAGCGTCATGGTTACGGACCGTCTCAAACGCGGTCCGAAGCACGTTTCCATTATTGCCGACGCCAAAGCACCCTATGGCGTCATCATCAGAATTCTCGACGCGGCGAAGCTCGCGGGCCTCGAAGACGTCGGATTCGTAACTTCGTAA
- a CDS encoding MotA/TolQ/ExbB proton channel family protein, with product MFGGFMTFMNKGGWDMWLLLLISIVGLAVVIERLWFFAQQHGDTKGLLKSIGQKISQDDVDGAIKVCRSQRGMLPKILEFGLLRGEKNRADITDALSIALMEHLNSLERNLAIIGTIAVISPFVGLFGTVLGIIKAFDDIALKGNSTPSVVAAGVSEALITTASGLIIAVIAVVFFNYFKSRIKTYNQEMIVAANQMAEMLHFHNTGAPIPTDLYQPAGATK from the coding sequence GTGTTTGGCGGTTTCATGACTTTCATGAACAAGGGCGGCTGGGATATGTGGCTGCTCTTGCTCATATCCATAGTGGGCTTGGCAGTCGTTATCGAGCGGCTGTGGTTCTTTGCCCAGCAACACGGTGACACCAAAGGCCTGCTCAAGTCGATCGGCCAGAAGATCTCTCAGGACGACGTCGACGGGGCCATCAAGGTGTGCCGCAGCCAGCGCGGCATGCTTCCCAAAATTCTCGAATTCGGTCTCCTGCGCGGTGAGAAGAACCGCGCGGACATCACCGACGCGCTCTCCATCGCGCTGATGGAGCATCTGAACTCGCTGGAACGCAACTTGGCAATCATCGGTACGATTGCGGTTATCTCGCCGTTCGTCGGCCTGTTCGGTACCGTCTTGGGCATCATCAAGGCCTTCGACGACATCGCGCTCAAGGGCAACTCGACTCCGTCCGTCGTCGCGGCGGGCGTGTCGGAAGCGCTGATCACGACGGCCAGCGGTTTGATTATCGCGGTTATCGCAGTCGTCTTCTTCAACTATTTCAAGAGCAGAATCAAGACGTACAACCAAGAGATGATCGTCGCCGCCAATCAAATGGCGGAGATGCTGCACTTCCACAATACCGGTGCGCCGATACCGACGGACCTTTACCAGCCCGCCGGCGCAACCAAGTAA
- a CDS encoding energy transducer TonB, which yields MIGITRWAAAVTAIAVVAGTTLTAQAQYQNAFTPAKLITRADTSVPIAGSGKVVIQVEVFADGSHKVIKVITSTNPLDNAAALDIAKNSTYRPQHRGKTPVTGFYDFTIAFHGKSVAGKGGPIVTGAVAQIDKLIHAGKYDQAKAMATQALASKPNDPTLSQQLAAADYFLKDYTGAAAAFDKVSSVSKTFLQVAAQSYALAAAAALKQNNATAALGYANKSVILAPSAGTFYVLGSAEFENGDTTAAVQDLQKARSMAMADPKTDVNSKVNIDAALMQAYLKANDTANVQTIKDEIMRLDPTNTTVKRMIGNQYLAAGNAASSAGKHQEAVTDFLEATKQGDRDVAVTGFASAALEENTLIGAQKTPAVPNDYLTKMKPYADQALALNPNDALANYSLGVAMAGAWIIGGKQKVEFKNQALDALHKAKAEAQAQGNIGLALNIDNFIKQNIEK from the coding sequence ATGATTGGGATCACCCGCTGGGCGGCTGCCGTCACGGCCATTGCCGTCGTCGCCGGAACCACTTTGACGGCGCAAGCGCAATATCAGAACGCATTCACGCCGGCGAAATTGATTACGCGCGCCGACACGTCGGTCCCGATAGCGGGTTCCGGCAAGGTCGTGATTCAGGTCGAAGTCTTCGCCGACGGGTCGCACAAAGTGATCAAGGTCATCACCTCGACCAACCCGCTCGACAACGCCGCGGCCTTGGATATCGCCAAGAACTCGACGTATCGCCCCCAACATCGCGGCAAGACACCCGTCACCGGCTTCTATGATTTCACCATCGCGTTCCACGGCAAGAGCGTTGCGGGCAAAGGCGGGCCGATCGTAACGGGCGCCGTCGCGCAAATCGATAAACTGATCCATGCGGGCAAGTACGACCAAGCCAAGGCGATGGCGACGCAGGCGCTTGCATCCAAGCCGAACGACCCGACGCTCAGCCAGCAGCTGGCGGCGGCGGACTACTTCCTGAAGGACTACACCGGCGCAGCAGCCGCCTTCGACAAGGTTTCCAGCGTCTCGAAAACGTTTCTGCAGGTCGCAGCACAGTCGTATGCACTGGCCGCTGCCGCCGCGCTGAAGCAAAATAATGCGACGGCGGCGCTCGGCTACGCCAACAAGTCGGTGATTCTGGCGCCGTCCGCCGGAACGTTTTACGTGCTCGGCTCGGCCGAGTTCGAAAATGGGGACACGACCGCGGCGGTTCAGGATCTGCAGAAGGCTCGCAGCATGGCCATGGCCGACCCGAAGACGGACGTGAACAGCAAGGTGAACATCGATGCCGCGCTCATGCAAGCGTATCTTAAGGCAAACGATACAGCAAACGTGCAAACCATAAAGGATGAGATCATGCGTCTCGACCCGACCAACACGACGGTCAAACGCATGATCGGCAACCAGTACCTGGCTGCCGGGAACGCCGCCTCGTCCGCCGGCAAACATCAGGAGGCGGTCACCGATTTCCTGGAGGCCACCAAGCAAGGCGACAGGGACGTGGCCGTCACAGGCTTCGCGTCAGCCGCGTTGGAAGAGAACACGCTGATCGGTGCGCAAAAAACACCGGCCGTGCCGAACGATTACCTGACCAAAATGAAGCCGTACGCGGATCAGGCGCTGGCCCTCAATCCAAACGACGCACTTGCGAATTATTCACTCGGGGTGGCCATGGCGGGCGCATGGATCATCGGCGGAAAGCAAAAGGTCGAGTTCAAGAACCAAGCGCTGGATGCGCTCCACAAGGCCAAGGCCGAGGCGCAGGCGCAAGGCAATATCGGGCTCGCGCTCAACATCGACAACTTCATCAAGCAGAACATCGAAAAGTGA
- the aroF gene encoding 3-deoxy-7-phosphoheptulonate synthase, whose product MDRLTALPNTYKLVRRDARANRTIVRLPNGASFGGEMLAICAGPCSVESREQIEATAQAVAQRGANVLRGGAFKPRTSPYAFQGLGADGLKMLRDAADRFGLSVVTEVLDPRDVALVAQHADMLQIGTRNMQNFTLLREVGDAGKPVLLKRGLSATIEEWLLAAEYLLVAGNADVVLCERGIRSFDSATRNLLDLAAIPLVHALSHLPVIVDPSHGTGLAKLVAPMAVAGVAGGADGLLIEVHPDPPAAASDGPQSLTFEQFESLMEQGRGVAHAVGRQLPAASLAA is encoded by the coding sequence ATGGACCGGTTAACGGCTCTTCCAAACACCTATAAACTGGTGCGCCGCGATGCGCGTGCGAACCGCACGATCGTGCGCCTTCCCAACGGCGCGAGTTTCGGCGGCGAAATGCTCGCGATCTGCGCAGGACCCTGCAGCGTGGAGTCGCGCGAGCAGATCGAGGCAACGGCCCAAGCCGTTGCTCAGCGCGGCGCGAACGTGCTGCGCGGCGGAGCCTTCAAACCGCGTACGTCGCCGTACGCCTTTCAGGGGCTGGGCGCCGACGGATTAAAGATGCTGCGCGATGCAGCCGATCGCTTCGGACTATCAGTTGTGACTGAAGTGCTCGATCCGCGCGACGTCGCGCTGGTGGCGCAACACGCGGACATGCTGCAGATCGGTACGCGCAACATGCAGAACTTCACGCTGTTGCGGGAAGTTGGCGACGCGGGGAAACCGGTGCTGCTCAAGCGCGGCCTCTCCGCGACAATTGAAGAGTGGCTCTTGGCCGCCGAATATTTGCTGGTCGCGGGAAACGCCGACGTCGTACTGTGCGAACGCGGGATTCGTTCGTTCGATTCGGCTACACGCAATCTGCTGGACCTAGCGGCGATTCCGCTCGTGCATGCGCTTTCGCATCTGCCGGTCATCGTCGATCCGTCGCACGGGACTGGACTTGCGAAACTGGTCGCGCCGATGGCGGTCGCCGGCGTTGCCGGCGGCGCCGACGGGTTGCTCATCGAGGTCCATCCCGATCCGCCGGCGGCCGCTTCGGACGGTCCGCAGTCACTCACTTTCGAGCAGTTCGAGTCGCTGATGGAACAGGGTCGCGGCGTCGCCCACGCGGTCGGCCGCCAGCTGCCCGCCGCATCCTTAGCCGCTTGA
- a CDS encoding pseudouridine synthase — protein sequence MRLQKYLAHAGVASRRAAEELIVRGQIRVNGKVVRELGTSVEESDKVAVNGKIVSLPAKHTYIVLHKPLGVVTTMRDPQGRRTVSDLLPKGLPRIVPVGRLDYDTSGVLLLTNDGELAHVLTHPRFGVEKTYRAVVKGQLTTDELERLRRGMRLEEGRAAGARVKVIASPGDRTVLDVTIHEGRNRQVRRMLEAVGHPVRELRRLRFGPIALGTLAPGRTRPATARELAHLRELVR from the coding sequence ATGCGGTTGCAAAAGTACTTGGCGCATGCGGGTGTGGCGTCGAGACGCGCGGCGGAAGAGCTGATCGTGCGCGGGCAAATTCGCGTGAACGGCAAGGTCGTGCGCGAACTCGGGACGAGCGTTGAGGAAAGCGACAAGGTCGCCGTCAACGGTAAGATCGTTTCGTTGCCTGCGAAGCATACGTATATCGTTTTGCATAAGCCGCTCGGCGTCGTTACGACGATGCGCGATCCGCAAGGGCGGCGCACCGTCAGCGATCTCTTGCCCAAGGGCTTGCCGCGGATCGTTCCGGTGGGAAGGCTGGATTACGATACGTCCGGCGTTTTGCTGCTAACGAACGACGGCGAACTCGCGCACGTGTTGACGCATCCGCGCTTCGGCGTAGAAAAAACATATCGCGCGGTCGTGAAGGGGCAACTAACGACGGACGAGTTGGAGCGGCTGCGGCGCGGTATGCGTCTTGAAGAAGGGCGCGCGGCGGGCGCGCGGGTCAAAGTCATCGCGTCGCCGGGCGATCGTACCGTGTTGGACGTCACCATCCACGAAGGCCGCAACCGGCAGGTCCGGCGCATGCTCGAAGCCGTGGGTCACCCCGTTCGCGAGCTGCGGCGCCTGCGCTTCGGGCCTATCGCCTTGGGCACGCTCGCGCCGGGCCGCACGCGCCCGGCGACCGCGCGGGAACTCGCGCATTTGCGCGAATTGGTGCGCTAG
- the rho gene encoding transcription termination factor Rho, translated as MRRVRLYERDSPIQFEHRPNNDGRPGGGRRRRSRRHRQFGNNPAPHFEQFPQAEQNLPQLLTIEELSEKSKADLNTLAKEFDIDSPLKLKKEELIPRIMEIQAQRTGLEVANGVLDILPEGYGFLRRDGYVIGPEDVYVSQTQIRRFELRRGDLVEGQVRRPKDNEKYFGLIRVDRINGLLPDEIRGRRLYEKGTPIYPNERYRLEVRSTQLSTRVIDLFCPIGKGQRALIVSPPKAGKTTLLKNIANSISINHPDAHIIALLVDERPEEVTDMQRTIDGEVVASTFDEHPENHTAVSELTMERAKRLVEIGKDVVILLDSITRLARAWNQVIPTSGRTLSGGLDTASLHKPKRFFGAARKIEEGGSLTIIATALIETGSKMDDVIFEEFKGTGNMELNLTRKLAESRIFPAIDIKRSGTRHEELLLSEDEMRKIWMLRRATSVLNSGDITEIILDKMAQTRTNDEFLQSVTKEALSLSRGYNEEGNGKY; from the coding sequence ATGCGGCGTGTGCGACTCTACGAGAGAGATAGTCCAATTCAATTCGAACATCGTCCCAATAATGACGGCCGCCCAGGCGGAGGCCGCCGGCGCCGTTCGCGCCGCCATCGCCAATTTGGCAACAACCCCGCTCCGCACTTCGAGCAATTCCCGCAGGCCGAGCAAAATCTGCCGCAGCTGCTCACGATCGAAGAGCTTTCGGAAAAATCGAAAGCCGATCTGAACACGCTGGCCAAGGAATTCGATATCGATTCGCCGCTCAAGCTCAAAAAAGAAGAGCTGATTCCGCGGATCATGGAGATCCAGGCGCAGCGCACCGGCCTCGAAGTCGCCAACGGCGTGCTCGACATTCTGCCCGAAGGCTACGGCTTTTTGCGCCGCGACGGGTACGTGATCGGGCCCGAAGACGTCTACGTCAGCCAGACGCAGATCCGCCGCTTCGAACTGCGGCGAGGCGATTTGGTCGAAGGCCAAGTCCGCCGGCCCAAAGATAACGAGAAGTACTTCGGCCTGATCCGGGTCGATCGCATCAACGGGCTGTTGCCCGACGAGATTCGCGGCCGCCGGCTCTATGAAAAAGGCACGCCGATTTACCCGAACGAGCGCTACCGGCTCGAAGTGCGCTCGACGCAGCTCTCGACGCGCGTCATCGACCTCTTCTGTCCGATCGGCAAAGGCCAGCGCGCGCTGATCGTCTCGCCGCCCAAAGCCGGTAAGACGACGCTGCTCAAGAACATCGCCAACTCCATTTCAATCAATCACCCGGACGCGCACATCATCGCGCTGCTCGTTGACGAACGGCCTGAAGAGGTCACGGACATGCAGCGCACGATCGACGGCGAGGTCGTGGCTTCGACGTTTGACGAACATCCCGAGAACCACACCGCCGTTTCCGAACTGACGATGGAACGCGCCAAGCGGCTCGTCGAGATCGGCAAAGACGTCGTGATTTTGCTCGACTCCATCACGCGCCTCGCGCGTGCCTGGAACCAAGTGATTCCGACCTCGGGCCGCACGCTCTCCGGCGGTTTGGACACCGCCTCGCTGCACAAGCCCAAACGGTTCTTCGGCGCGGCGCGCAAAATCGAAGAAGGCGGCTCGCTCACGATCATCGCTACGGCGCTGATCGAGACGGGTTCCAAGATGGACGACGTCATCTTCGAAGAGTTCAAAGGCACCGGCAACATGGAACTCAACCTGACGCGCAAGCTCGCGGAGTCGCGCATCTTCCCGGCCATCGACATCAAGCGTTCCGGTACGCGGCACGAAGAGCTGCTGCTCAGCGAAGACGAGATGCGTAAGATCTGGATGCTGCGCCGCGCGACGAGCGTGCTCAACAGCGGCGACATCACCGAGATCATTCTCGACAAGATGGCGCAAACGCGCACCAACGACGAGTTCTTGCAATCCGTTACGAAGGAAGCGCTCTCGCTGTCGCGCGGGTACAACGAAGAGGGCAACGGCAAGTACTAA
- a CDS encoding DNA-3-methyladenine glycosylase, with protein sequence MRFRRLRARELPAGTVDLAKALLGCVLVRDCPDGRAAGRIVETEAYVIGDPASHAYRGKSGRNASMFLAAHHAYVYKIYGTSWCVNVTSESKDEGAAVLIRALEPLEGLSLMEARRRTTRVLDLCRGPGRLCQALAIDRDLDGVDLLRSGDLWLAAPAARPAIGTSRRIGITKAFTRRLRFYERGNTFVSGPKRLSS encoded by the coding sequence GTGCGCTTTCGACGGCTGCGCGCGCGCGAATTGCCCGCCGGAACGGTCGATCTAGCGAAGGCGCTTCTTGGATGTGTGCTCGTTCGTGACTGCCCGGACGGCCGCGCCGCCGGACGGATCGTCGAAACCGAAGCCTATGTCATCGGCGATCCTGCCTCGCATGCCTATCGTGGAAAAAGCGGGCGGAACGCATCGATGTTTCTGGCCGCGCACCACGCGTACGTCTATAAGATTTACGGCACGTCATGGTGCGTCAACGTCACCAGTGAAAGCAAAGACGAAGGCGCCGCCGTTTTGATTCGCGCGCTCGAGCCGCTTGAAGGATTGTCTTTGATGGAAGCCCGGCGGCGCACGACGCGCGTCCTGGACCTCTGCCGCGGACCCGGACGCCTGTGCCAAGCGCTTGCGATCGATCGCGATCTTGACGGCGTCGATCTGCTGCGGAGCGGCGACCTTTGGCTTGCCGCGCCCGCGGCCCGGCCAGCAATCGGTACGAGCCGGCGCATCGGGATTACCAAGGCTTTCACCCGCCGGCTGCGCTTCTACGAGCGCGGCAATACCTTTGTCTCGGGGCCCAAGCGCTTGTCGTCCTGA